A region from the Aegilops tauschii subsp. strangulata cultivar AL8/78 chromosome 5, Aet v6.0, whole genome shotgun sequence genome encodes:
- the LOC109777954 gene encoding wall-associated receptor kinase 5-like produces MASVILLGAVAAVMLHLASISAAQPDRGCRTHCGDFEIPYPFGIGIGCAMGQGFEINCSRSVDGNDKPFLLGREIVSISLSRGQSRALSRIPSYCYNHSTRTMDSKIWDFELSWPYRFSNVDNKFVTIGCNTIGYIYKTSGMTRDATGCVSVCGSPEDLTNGSCVGVGCCQNVVPKGLMGYNVYFYDVDYVNKTNSWYFNPCSYAGLVETESFIFSSDYVTTTRFNDTYNGCQPVVLDWVIGNATCEVARRNMSSYACRGRNTICVDSSNGSGYRCNCSIGYQGNPYITGGCTDVNECQRSPSPCPESASCENIAGGYQCSCPFGSNFSNETNTCTNRFIGVVIGLSSGVGVLFLASISILLVQKWKRSTKKRVRKAHFRKNNRLLLEQLNSSDESATHSSKLFSLDELEKATDNFDSTRILGLGAHGTVYKGILSDQRVVAIKKSKMVDQIEIDQFVNELAILSQIHHRNVVKLYGCCLESEVPLLVYEFISSGTLSEILHGDHLSARSLLTWDDRIRIASEAASAIAYLHSAAATPIFHRDVKSDNILLTDNFTAKVADFGASRSISIDETCVVTAVQGTFGYLDPEYYHTCQLTEKSDVYSFGVIIAELLTRKQPIFLNSRGEKQNLCYHFLRRLQDNTMMEIVDVQVLEEGNDRQINEMAALARACLRRKGEERPTMKEVEHRLQLLRGKMSMKKNHELEVDNEAGPL; encoded by the exons ATGGCGTCAGTGATATTGCTTGGTGCCGTTGCGGCGGTCATGCTGCACCTAGCGTCTATATCAGCAGCACAACCTGACCGCGGATGCAGAACACATTGCGGTGATTTCGAGATACCCTACCCGTTCGGCATCGGTATTGGCTGTGCCATGGGCCAAGGCTTTGAGATCAACTGCAGCAGGTCCGTCGATGGAAATGACAAGCCATTCCTTCTTGGACGGGAGATTGTAAGCATATCGCTGTCCCGTGGTCAATCCCGAGCTTTATCGCGCATCCCATCATATTGCTACAATCATAGTACAAGAACAATGGATAGCAAAATTTGGGATTTTGAATTAAGTTGGCCTTATCGGTTCTCAAATGTGGACAATAAGTTCGTTACCATTGGTTGCAACACAATTGGATACATCTACAAGACCAGCGGCATGACAAGGGATGCAACAGGATGTGTATCGGTGTGCGGGAGCCCAGAAGACCTGACAAATGGCTCGTGCGTTGGTGTTGGCTGCTGCCAAAATGTTGTCCCCAAGGGCTTAATGGGCTACAACGTCTATTTCTATGATGTGGATTATGTCAATAAAACAAATAGTTGGTACTTCAATCCATGCAGCTACGCAGGCTTGGTGGAAACAGAGTCATTTATCTTCAGCTCCGATTATGTAACAACTACAAGGTTCAATGATACCTACAACGGCTGCCAGCCGGTGGTGCTTGACTGGGTGATTGGAAATGCAACATGTGAGGTGGCACGCAGAAACATGTCTTCCTATGCGTGCCGTGGCAGAAACACCATTTGTGTGGATTCGTCCAATGGCTCAGGGTATCGTTGCAACTGCTCCATCGGATACCAAGGGAATCCTTACATCACGGGCGGATGCACAG ATGTCAATGAATGCCAGCGCAGTCCAAGCCCCTGCCCTGAGTCTGCATCTTGCGAAAACATAGCTGGAGGTTACCAATGTTCATGTCCTTTTGGCAGCAATTTTTCAAATGAAACAAACACTTGCACCAACCGGTTTATAG GGGTTGTTATTGGACTAAGCTCTGGTGTTGGAGTTCTGTTTCTTGCGTCAATTTCAATTTTGTTGGTTCAGAAGTGGAAGAGAAGTACTAAAAAGCGAGTTCGGAAAGCACACTTCAGGAAAAATAACCGCCTTCTCTTGGAGCAATTGAACTCATCCGATGAAAGTGCCACACATAGCAGCAAATTATTTTCCTTGGATGAGTTGGAAAAGGCAACGGATAATTTTGACTCCACGCGCATTCTAGGCCTCGGAGCGCATGGCACCGTCTACAAGGGGATTTTATCAGATCAACGTGTGGTGGCCATAAAGAAATCCAAAATGGTCGATCAAATAGAGATTGATCAGTTTGTGAATGAGCTTGCCATTTTGTCACAAATCCATCACCGAAACGTGGTTAAACTATATGGATGCTGCCTTGAGTCGGAGGTGCCTTTGCTTGTGTATGAGTTCATCTCTAGCGGCACGCTCTCTGAAATTCTTCATGGTGACCACCTGAGTGCTAGAAGCTTGTTGACCTGGGACGATCGTATCAGAATTGCTAGTGAGGCGGCAAGCGCTATTGCTTACCTCCATTCCGCTGCTGCAACACCAATTTTTCATAGGGATGTGAAATCTGACAATATACTCTTAACAGATAACTTCACCGCAAAGGTTGCAGACTTTGGTGCTTCACGGTCCATTTCCATCGACGAAACTTGTGTGGTCACGGCAGTGCAGGGTACATTTGGGTACTTGGATCCTGAATATTACCATACATGCCAGCTGACTGAGAAGAGCGATGTTTACAGTTTTGGTGTGATAATCGCCGAGCTCCTAACTAGGAAGCAGCCAATCTTCCTCAATTCCAGGGGTGAAAAGCAGAACTTGTGCTACCACTTCCTTCGAAGGCTACAAGATAACACTATGATGGAGATCGTCGATGTTCAAGTTCTCGAGGAAGGTAACGACAGGCAGATCAATGAGATGGCCGCCCTTGCGAGGGCGTGCTTGAGGCGCAAAGGTGAGGAGAGGCCTACCATGAAAGAGGTGGAGCATAGGCTGCAGCTCCTGAGAGGCAAGATGTCGATGAAGAAAAACCATGAGTTGGAGGTGGACAATGAAGCCGGGCCATTGTAA
- the LOC109777961 gene encoding putative serpin-Z8: MADLAARLTKRLCDANSGKNLVFSPLSIYAVLALLAAGAGGDTLEEILRVLGARSRSELEASVARLRDGPLRDRSESGEPSVAFACGVWSDLTCPLKQAYVDAVVSSYKADAAAVDFLRAPEQATAQIDAWAAAATRNLIRSAVPPGTVDEDTRVVLANAVYFRGKWQVPFYESSTKNRPFYRLDGTAVDVPFMSNYGRHLIAEHDGFKVLKLRYKSSSPPYTSMCIFLPDACDGLGSLLERMTSSPGFLREHLPTSMAVVVEFGVPKFELTFEGSVTDVLKDLGLALPFGEGADLSEMMEDMHVQVQDGLPQGRHRVEEGSHAVLFAGHVVDPGNGAGAVMPSPPPPFAERNTAMKRILESDKVSEAINRSKRAFFDDGPESPVLPIAPFNCPTTYPGPPYRNLPSQNPAYPRPPKMLDLRGTVRSSAYGRKSRDEVF, encoded by the exons ATGGCCGACCTCGCCGCCCGCCTCACCAAGCGACTCTGCGACGCCAACAGCGGTAAGAACCTGGTCTTCTCGCCGCTCTCCATCTACGCCGTGCTCGCgctcctggccgccggcgccggcggggacACCCTGGAAGAGATCCTCCGTGTCCTGGGCGCGCGATCCCGCAGCGAGCTAGAGGCCTCCGTGGCGCGTCTCCGGGACGGGCCCCTCAGGGACAGATCGGAGTCCGGCGAGCCGAGCGTGGCGTTCGCGTGCGGCGTGTGGAGCGACCTGACGTGTCCGCTGAAGCAGGCCTACGTCGACGCCGTCGTCAGCAGTTACAAGGCCGATGCCGCCGCCGTCGATTTCCTAAGAGCTCCGGAGCAAGCGACGGCGCAGATCGACGCGTGGGCCGCGGCGGCCACGAGGAACCTCATCCGGTCCGCCGTGCCCCCCGGAACCGTAGACGAGGACACGAGGGTCGTGCTGGCCAACGCCGTCTACTTCAGGGGCAAGTGGCAAGTGCCGTTCTACGAGAGCTCGACCAAGAACAGGCCCTTCTACCGGCTGGACGGCACCGCCGTCGACGTCCCCTTCATGTCGAACTACGGCCGTCACTTGATCGCCGAGCACGACGGGTTCAAGGTGCTCAAGCTACGCTACAAGAGCAGCTCACCGCCCTACACCAGCATGTGCATCTTCCTCCCGGACGCGTGCGACGGCCTGGGGAGCCTGCTGGAGAGGATGACGTCGTCGCCAGGCTTCCTGCGAGAGCACCTGCCGACGAGCATGGCCGTCGTCGTTGAGTTCGGGGTGCCCAAGTTCGAGCTCACCTTCGAGGGCAGCGTCACCGACGTGCTCAAGGATCTGGGGCTCGCTCTTCCTTTCGGCGAAGGCGCCGACCTCTCGGAGATGATGGAGGACATGCACGTCCAGGTGCAGGACGGTCTTCCACAAGGCCGTCATCGAG TCGAGGAGGGGTCGCACGCGGTCCTCTTTGCGGGGCATGTTGTCGACCCCGGCAATGGCGCCGGAGCGGTGATGCCgtcccctcctcctcctttcgCGGAGCGCAACACAGCAATGAAGCGGATACTAGAGTCTGATAAGGTGAGTGAGGCGATCAACAGATCCAAGCGTGCGTTCTTCGATGATGGCCCGGAGTCGCCGGTGTTACCTATTGCTCCGTTTAACTGTCCGACGACATACCCAGGACCGCCGTACAGAAACCTCCCCTCACAAAATCCAGCATATCCACGACCACCAAAAATGCTAGACTTGCGGGGCACCGTAAGGAGCTCAGCCTACGGAAGGAAGTCACGGGATGAGGTGTTCTAA
- the LOC109777952 gene encoding wall-associated receptor kinase 5-like, which yields MASVLLLGAIIILLNLTSMSSAQPNHKCRTHCGDIEIPYPFGIGIGCAIEQRFEVNCSRTADGIERPFIHEQEVLNISASRGQSRVLMTIPSYCYNSSIGKMDLHPWDFYLAWPYRFSDVQNKFISIGCNSMGYIYTGKSRYVAGCVSVCWSPEELANGSCVGIGCCQNTITKGLTSYHVVFYDVDYLNSTTSWHFNPCGYSMVVEAENFVFNSEYITTTRFNDTYKGRQPVVLDWAIGNVTCEAARRNMSSYACRTGNTVCVDSPNGLGYLCNCSSGYQGNPYLSNGCTDVNECEHSPSPCPKSATCQNIVGGYQCSCPFGGNFSKETNSCTNGLIGVIIGLSCGIGVLFIALVSTLLIRRWNQGIKIRVRKAHFRRNKCLVLEQLISSDESAMHSTKIFSLDELEKATDNFDSARILGLGGHGTVYKGILSDQRVVAIKKSKMVDQIEIDQFINELAIMSQINHRNVVKLFGCCLESEVPLLVYEFISNGTLSEILHGDNLSSRISLTWDDRIRIASEASSALAYLHSAASIPIFHRDVKSANILLTDNVSVKVADFGASRSISIDETRVVTAVQGTFGYLDPEYYHTGQLTEKSDVYSFGVIIVELLTRKKSIFLDSHGENKNLCHFFVQRQQDNTIMEIVDVQVLEEGTERQIDEMASLAMACLKHRGEERPTMKEVELRLQSMRGKMVMKRNHELERHGEAVTLLPSNYSNYFSTSFGAANSSNQCVTRCCTMERELVSWTDLPR from the exons ATGGCCTCAGTGCTATTGCTCGGTGCCATTATAATCCTGCTGAACCTCACATCTATGTCATCGGCGCAACCTAACCACAAATGCAGAACACATTGTGGTGACATTGAAATTCCCTACCCATTTGGCATTGGTATTGGTTGCGCCATCGAACAGAGGTTCGAGGTCAACTGCAGCAGGACTGCTGATGGAATTGAGAGGCCATTCATTCATGAACAGGAGGTTCTAAACATTTCAGCGTCCCGCGGTCAATCCAGAGTTTTAATGACCATCCCATCATATTGCTACAATTCTAGTATAGGAAAAATGGATTTGCACCCTTGGGATTTTTACTTAGCATGGCCATATCGGTTCTCAGACGTGCAGAACAAGTTCATAAGCATTGGTTGCAACTCAATGGGATACATTTACACAGGCAAATCGAGGTATGTAGCAGGGTGTGTATCGGTGTGTTGGAGCCCGGAAGAACTGGCAAATGGCTCTTGTGTTGGCATAGGCTGCTGCCAAAACACCATTACCAAGGGATTAACAAGCTACCATGTCGTATTCTATGATGTCGACTACCTCAACAGTACGACTAGTTGGCACTTCAACCCATGCGGCTACTCCATGGTGGTGGAAGCAGAGAATTTTGTTTTCAACTCTGAGTATATAACCACGACAAGGTTCAATGATACCTACAAGGGGCGGCAACCAGTGGTGCTTGACTGGGCAATTGGAAATGTAACGTGTGAGGCGGCGAGAAGAAACATGTCTTCCTATGCATGTCGGACCGGAAACACAGTGTGCGTGGATTCACCCAATGGCTTAGGGTATCTATGCAACTGCTCTAGCGGATACCAAGGGAATCCTTACCTCTCCAATGGATGCACAG ATGTCAATGAATGTGAGCATAGTCCAAGTCCCTGCCCAAAGTCTGCAACTTGCCAAAACATAGTTGGAGGATACCAATGTTCATGTCCTTTTGGCGGTAATTTTTCAAAGGAAACAAACTCCTGCACCAACGGATTGATAG GAGTTATTATTGGACTAAGTTGTGGTATTGGGGTTCTATTTATTGCTTTAGTTTCAACTTTGTTGATCCGAAGGTGGAACCAAGGCATTAAAATTAGAGTTCGAAAGGCGCACTTCCGGAGAAACAAATGTCTTGTCTTGGAACAACTGATCTCATCCGATGAAAGTGCCATGCATAGCACTAAAATATTTTCCTTGGATGAGTTAGAGAAGGCAACCGACAATTTTGACTCCGCACGCATTCTAGGTCTTGGAGGGCATGGTACTGTTTACAAGGGGATTTTATCAGATCAGCGCGTGGTGGCCATAAAGAAGTCCAAAATGGTCGATCAAATAGAGATTGATCAATTCATCAACGAGCTTGCCATTATGTCACAAATCAATCATCGGAATGTGGTAAAACTTTTTGGATGCTGCCTCGAGTCAGAGGTACCTTTGCTTGTGTACGAGTTCATATCCAACGGCACGTTGTCTGAAATCCTCCATGGTGACAACCTTAGTTCCAGGATCTCGTTAACATGGGACGATCGTATTAGAATTGCTAGCGAGGCTTCAAGTGCTCTTGCTTACCTCCATTCCGCTGCTTCTATACCAATCTTTCACAGAGATGTGAAATCTGCCAATATACTCTTGACTGATAACGTAAGTGTAAAGGTTGCAGACTTCGGAGCTTCAAGATCCATCTCCATTGATGAAACTCGTGTAGTCACGGCAGTGCAAGGTACATTTGGATACCTAGATCCCGAGTATTACCACACAGGCCAGCTAACTGAAAAGAGTGATGTTTATAGTTTTGGTGTGATAATCGTCGAGCTCCTTACAAGGAAAAAGTCGATCTTCCTTGATTCCCATGGTGAAAATAAAAACCTATGCCATTTCTTTGTTCAAAGGCAACAAGATAACACCATCATGGAGATTGTTGATGTTCAAGTTCTTGAGGAAGGTACGGAAAGGCAGATTGACGAGATGGCCTCCCTTGCGATGGCATGCTTAAAGCATAGAGGAGAGGAGAGGCCTACCATGAAAGAAGTGGAGCTAAGACTGCAGTCCATGAGAGGGAAGATGGTGATGAAGAGAAATCATGAGTTAGAAAGGCATGGTGAAGCTGTGACATTGCTACCTTCAAATTATTCCaactatttcagcactagttttGGGGCTGCTAATTCATCAAATCAATGTGTCACTCGATGTTGTACAATGGAGCGAGAATTAGTTTCTTGGACAGACCTACCTCGCTAA